A genomic region of Populus nigra chromosome 11, ddPopNigr1.1, whole genome shotgun sequence contains the following coding sequences:
- the LOC133668554 gene encoding uncharacterized protein LOC133668554: MGRRTKRKHREDTPTSPSSSDDDGGDEDTDSSIERRRSRHRNRGRSDGSSRRDKDRKREKEEKRRRKDRDRERKRRKSKKRRDYESESSASGSGSEDREIDRVRVNPGDVVKEMLNEFPNVGGDLKQLLQMIDDGQAVDIKGISERSLIKHLKRLFISLNLKENGDRVFLLRPKAGPTLEVVGPLIQACAEPKEQQVDHSIPSDDVDSMPPDAEHKQETDDNNVAVPSSRDDASAPRRRVIGPEMPSAELLAAAAKLTEAQAELREAELEEDTELFIGPAPPAVVAEAASANEAERFEEVTRIMDAVGDSLYDVVGVNRNMSADNIKKRYWKLSLLVHPDKCSHPQAHQAFVKLNKAFKDLQDPEKRKLLDDEIKRKEEQEAFKAELRAMREAAQWRRLQGISMEGDDELLAETEVKVAPSRDEWMTTLPPERKPGGMPTQSRSFSKNSKEGRGDTSVWTDNPLDRAQKAKMNYLEAYNEAAALASNEEEKQRASADADLVDKYNKAKRSKSLVQKHQEETSSRSKKKSKQKQEKGEWVGQHPWKPWDREKDLEAGRKSIKLDSNNMAQGLSSRFSSGNIQRSFL, encoded by the exons atgggacGCAGAACGAAGAGGAAGCACAGAGAAGACACCCCGACATCCCCATCAAGCTCCGACGACGACGGCGGCGACGAAGACACCGACTCTTCCATTGAGAGGCGGCGAAGCCGCCACCGCAACCGGGGGAGAAGTGATGGGAGTTCGAGGAGAGATAAGGacaggaaaagagagaaagaagagaagagaagaaggaaagacagagatagagagaggaagagaaggaaATCGAAGAAGAGAAGAGATTATGAGTCCGAATCATCAGCATCCGGGTCTGGTTCGGAGGATAGGGAGATTGATAGAGTTCGGGTTAACCCTGGAGATGTAGTTAAAGAGATGTTGAATGAGTTCCCTAACGTTGGTGGTGACTTGAAACAG cTTCTGCAAATGATTGATGATGGACAAGCTGTTGACATAAAAGGGATATCTGAAAGGTCATTGATTAAGCATTTGAAGAgactttttatttcattaaatctCAAGGAAAATGGGGATAGGGTTTTTTTGCTGCGTCCAAAAGCTGGTCCTACTTTGGAGGTTGTTGGACCCCTGATTCAAGCTTGTGCAGAGCCCAAAGAGCAACAGGTAGATCATTCTATTCCATCAGATGATGTGGATTCTATGCCACCAGATGCAGAACATAAACAAGAAACAGATGACAATAATGTGGCAGTGCCATCTTCTAGAGATGATGCTTCTGCTCCTAGAAGAAG GGTGATTGGCCCTGAAATGCCATCAGCCGAGTTACTTGCTGCAGCAGCAAAACTAACAGAAGCACAAGCTGAGCTTAG AGAAGCGGAGTTGGAGGAAGATACTGAGCTATTTATTGGACCTGCCCCCCCAGCTGTGGTTGCTGAAGCTGCGTCAGCAAATGAAGCAGAGCGATTTGAAGAG GTCACAAGAATTATGGATGCTGTGGGTGACTCTCTATATGATGTTGTAGGAGTAAATCGAAACATGTCTGCTGATAACATAAAGAAAAG GTACTGGAAGCTTTCTCTTTTGGTGCATCCAGACAAGTGCTCTCATCCTCAAGCCCACCAAGCATTTGTCAAATTGAACAAAGCTTTCAAAGACTTGCAAGATCCTGAAAAG AGGAAACTGctggatgatgaaattaaacgCAAGGAAGAACAGGAAGCATTCAAG GCTGAGTTGCGAGCCATGCGTGAAGCTGCACAATGGAGAAGATTGCAAG GTATATCTATGGAGGGAGATGATGAACTCCTGGCAGAAACAGAAGTTAAAGTAGCCCCATCCAGGGATGAATGGATGACAACGCTGCCTCCTGAAAGGAAA CCTGGTGGCATGCCCACGCAATCTAGAAGTTTCAGCAAGAACTCTAAAGAAGGACGTGGTGATACTAGTGTTTGGACAGATAACCCTTTAGACAGAGCCCAGAAAGCAAAGATGAA TTACCTGGAAGCTTACAATGAGGCCGCAGCACTTGCTTCAAATGAAGAGGAAAAGCAACGGGCAAGTGCAGATGCAGATTTGGTGGATAAATACAATAAAGCAAAACGATCTAAATCTTTGGTACAGAAGCACCAAGAAGAGACTTCAAGTCGGTCGAAGAAAAAATCCAAGCAGAAACAAGAGAAGGGAGAGTGGGTGGGGCAACACCCATGGAAGCCTTGGGATCGCGAGAAGGACCTGGAAGCTGGAAggaaaagtataaaattagattCAAACAACATGGCTCAGGGTTTGTCTTCCAGGTTTTCATCAGGAAACATCCAGAGGAGCTTCCTTTAA
- the LOC133668084 gene encoding ubiquitin-conjugating enzyme E2 30-like, with the protein MASKRINKELRDLQKDPPTACSAGPAGSDMFHWQATIMGPADSPYAGGVFSVNIHFPPDYPFKPPKVSFKTKVYHPNINSNGSICLDILKEQWSPALTISKVLLSICSLLTDPNPNDPLVPEIAHIYTTDRVKYDATARAWTQKYAMS; encoded by the exons ATGGCTTCAAAACGGATTAACAAGGAATTGAGGGACTTGCAGAAGGATCCTCCTACTGCTTGCAGTGCAG GCCCTGCTGGTAGTGACATGTTCCATTGGCAAGCAACAATTATGGGTCCAGCAGACAGCCCATACGCTGGGGGTGTGTTCTCTGTTAACATACACTTCCCTCCTGATTACCCATTCAAGCCACCCAAG GTTTCCTTTAAGACAAAAGTTTAtcatccaaacattaacagcaATGGCAGTATCTGTCTTGACATTCTCAAGGAGCAATGGAGCCCAGCCTTGACAATTTCAAAG GTGTTGTTGTCGATATGCTCGCTGTTGACAGATCCAAATCCCAATGATCCCCTGGTGCCTGAGATTGCCCATATCTACACGACTGATAGAGTCAAGTATGATGCTACTGCTCGAGCCTGGACTCAGAAATATGCTATGAGCTAG
- the LOC133668218 gene encoding gibberellin-regulated protein 9, whose amino-acid sequence MKLLLVFISILLIQAFVGSSFLSNAANSPANMDEESDVVAIDKKHYPKRINCGYLCTRRCRASSRKNVCHRACKTCCNRCRCVPPGTYGNKSACPCYASLRTHGNKPKCP is encoded by the exons ATGAAGCTACTCTTGGTTTTTATCTCCATCCTGCTCATTCAG GCTTTTGTAGGGAGTTCATTCCTTAGCAATGCTGCAAATTCTCCAGCTAAT ATGGATGAAGAAAGCGATGTGGTAGCTATTGATAAGAAACATTATCCTAAAAGAATCA ATTGTGGTTATTTATGCACAAGGAGATGCAGGGCATCGTCAAGAAAGAATGTATGCCACAGAGCATGCAAAACCTGCTGCAACAGATGCCGGTGTGTTCCACCAGGTACCTATGGCAACAAGAGTGCATGCCCATGTTATGCAAGCCTTAGGACCCATGGAAACAAGCCCAAGTGCCCTTAA